The genomic window GCACCGGCCAATCGCCGCTGCGCGCATAAAACGTGGGCGGCAAGGGCGGTGGCAGGGCCACATCCAGCACGCCCGCTTCGCCAAGCGGCAGGAAGCGCACCACCTGCCCGCGCGCGTCGATCAGCGCCGACACGCCTGTATTGGCCGCCCTCAGCAGTGGCAGGCCCTGTTCCGCCGCGCGCAGGCGCGCCAGGGCCAGATGCTGATACGGCCCCGAAAATTCACCGAACCAGGCATCATTGGTGATCTGGACCATCCAGTCCGGGCGCGGCACCTGACGGATATATCCGGGGAAAATCGTCTCGTAACAGATCATCGCAAAGGCCTGACCCAGATCGCCAAGATCCAGCGATGCCGGGCCATCGCCCGGGCGATACCCGGCCTGAAGAACCGTGGCGAAGCCCCGAATACCAAGACCGGCCAGCGCATCCCCGAACGGCATATACTCCCCAAACGGCACCAGATGATGTTTGTCATATACCGCCGCAATCGCACCTGACGCATCCAGCACCACCAGCGCGTTGCGGGCGCTCACCCCTTCCAGACGCTGTGCGCCCAGGATCACCGGCACCGGCCCCGCCGCCTGAGAGATCACAGCACGCCAGTCTTCGGACTGGTTCAAAGGAACCGGCAATGACGTCTCGGGCCAGATCACCAGCGCAGGTTCCCGGCCCGCAATCTGTGGCGGTTCAGCGGTCAGGGTTACGGCACGCTCAAAAAACACCGGGATCATATCAGGCCGCCATTTCAGATGCTGCGGCGCATTGGGCTGGATCAGCCGGATCACCGGGGCATCTATGGCCGTCACAGGCCCCGGCGGGAAGGCCGCCAGCATCATGACCGCGACAATCGGCGCCGCGGCACCAAGGGCGGCCAGCATTCCGAACCGGGCCAGCAGGACGGCCAAAACCACCGCCAGAACCAGAACCAGCAGGGTCAGGCCATGAGGCCCGATCAGCGCAGCACCCATCAGCAGAGGCGTGTCAATCAGGATATGGCCGGGATGGGCCCAGGGAAAACCGGTCAGAACCGTAGCGCGCGCATATTCCACCAGCGCCAGAAACGCCGCAAAGGCCATCGCGCGCCGCAACAGCCCGCCCCGGCCAACCAGCCGGGACGAGGCCCATCCGGCAGCCATCCAGAACAGGGCCAGCCCGACCGACAGGAACAGAATGGCAAAGGGCGCCATCCAGCCGTGGCGTGCGGCATCCACAAAGAACGGCTCGACAATCCAGCACAGCGCCACGGCGAAATACGCACTGCCGCCAATCAGCGCCAGAGCCCCGGCACGCCTGACTACCGGCGCTGACGCGACCAGCAGAACCAGCGCCGCAAATCCGGGGATCGCCAGATACCACAGGTCAAACGGTGCCTGCCCAAGCCCCCCGGACAGGCCCGCAATCAGCGCCAACAGGCCCGCCTGCGACAAGGACCGGGCCGCCAGCCAATGCAGCGCACGGGGGGCTGCCGCCACGCTCAGCCGCCTTTTGGAAGCCGCACGCGCAGCCGCTTGATCCGGCGCGGATCCGCGTCGACAACCTCAAACTCCGCGCCCGACGGGTGGGGAATAACCTCCCCCCGCACCGGCACTCTCCCGGTCAGCACAAAGACCAGACCGCCCAGGGTGTCGATCTCATCCTCGTCGCCCTCATCCAGAAGTTTCAGGCCGGCCTCTGCCTCAAACTCCTCCAGTGACGCGCGTGACAAGGCCAGATACGACCCGGGTTTTTCCTGCACCCAGGGCAGGTCTTCCTCCACATCATGTTCATCTTCGATCTCACCGATCACCTGCTCGATCAGGTCCTCGATGGTCACCAGACCGTCCACCCCGCCATATTCGTCGATCACCAGCGCCATATGGGTCCGGTCGGTCTGCATCTTTTGCAACAACACTCCGATCGGCATCGAGGGCGGCGCATATAACAGCGGGCGCAACATGGTCCGCAGGGAAAACCCCTCGCCACCGCCATTGAAGCCAAACCGCAACGCCACATCCTTCAGATGCACCATGCCGATGGGCGTATCCAGCGTGCCGTCATAAACCGGCAAACGTGTCAGGCCGCTTTCGCGGAACACCGCCACCAGATCATCCTGTTCCATATCGCAGGAGACCGAGATGATCTCCACCCGTGGAATCGCCACATCCTCCACCCGCAACCGGCGCAGATTGGACATGCCAGCCACGGGCAATGCCGCCTCCGGGTCATCCTCCGGGGGCGGCACCTGGATGCCGTTCATCCTATTGGTGTCTGATTTGGGGGTCGTGCCAAAAAGCCGGGCAAAAAAGCCGGTTTTTCTCTCTGGCAACTCATCCGTCTGAGGCGCGCCCTGCGCTGCACTAGACGACGGGTCAGGGGTTGAGCTCATGGCTCCTTTCCAAAATACATGCGCACCGGGGGCGGTGCGTGACCTCAATATGGGTCAGGGACACCCAATCTTGCAAGGATGCGCGTCTCCAACCCCTCCATCAGGGCGGCATCTGCATCAGATATGTGGTCAAAACCCAACAGATGCAGCGTGCCATGGACCAGAAGATGGGTGACATGGTGCTCAAACGGCTTTCCGGCGGCCGCAGATTCACGGGTACAAACCCCATGGGCAATCGCGATATCCCCCAATTCACGGGCTGGCCCGGTTTCGGTGACCTCCGGCAATTCCGGCATCTCACCGGGCAGTACCTCCACAGCTTCGGCAGGCCAGCTCAACACATTGGTCGGCTGCGGTCTGGCACGGAAATCAGCGTTCAGCGCCGCAATGCGGGCATCCGAACAGCCCAGCACACTGATCTCGAACCGCGCAACAGCCAGCCCCAATTCATCCAGCGCAGCCACACAGGCACACGCGGCCAGCCCGTCCAGCCCCACCTCTTCCCAGGCCGGGTCCTCGATCAGACATTCAATCCCCACAAGGGCCCTCTTCTCTGCTTCAAAAATATCCCAGGGGGTGTGGGGGGCAGCGCCCCCCGGATCGACGCGCATCGCGCGGCGATCCTCCCCTGTCAGCACCCAGAACGCCTAAACCGCCGGATCATCCGCATCATACGCCTCGATGATTTTCGCCACCATCGGGTGCCGCACCACATCCTTGGCGGTGAAATAATTGAAACTGATCCCGCCGATCCCCTCCAGAATCCGCTCCGCATCGCGCAAGCCGCTTGAAACACCGCGCGGCAAATCAACCTGGCTCCGGTCGCCGGTGATCACCATCCGGCTGCCCTGGCCCAGACGGGTCAGAAACATCTTCATCTGCATCGCGGTGGCATTCTGCGCCTCGTCCAGCACCACATAGGCATTCGACAGGGTGCGCCCCCGCATAAAGGCCAGAGGCGCGATCTCGATCTGCTTTTCCTCGATCAGCTTGGCCAGTTGCTTGCCCGGCAGAAAATCATTCAGCGCGTCATAAAGCGGCTGCATATAGGGGTCGACCTTGTCCTTCATGTCACCGGGCAGAAAGCCCAGCCGTTCCCCCGCCTCCACCGCCGGTCGGCTGAGGATGATCTTGTCCACATGACCATTGATCATCTGGTTCACCGCCACCGCCACCGCCAGATAGGTCTTGCCCGTGCCTGCAGGCCCGATGCCAAAGGATAACTCATTGGAATACAGGGCCCGTACATAGGCCTGTTGCGCCTGGGTACGCGGCTCCACCGTCTTCTTGCGGGTGCGAATCTCAAGATGATCGCCCGGATCGCCCTTGAACAATTCAATCTGGTCGCCATCCCGCGCGCCCGTGCCTTCTGCGGAATTGCCAAGCCGCACCACCGCATCAATATCCCCGGGTTCCAGAGTTTTGCCCGCTTCGGTCCGCTCATAGAGTTTGTGAAGCACTCCGGCCGCCTCGGCACGGGTCTCTCCCAGCACTGCCAGTACATTGCCACGGCGCAGTATCTGCACGCTCATCAGATGCTCGATCTGTGCGAGATTGCGGTCAAACTCACCACAGAGTTCGATCAGCAGCCGGTTGTCGGGAAATTCGAGCAGCAGTTCCACAGGAGGGTCAGACGGGGGCGCAGACAGGGTGGACAGATCCAATGAGAACTCCTCATCACAAAAGCTTGGATCAACTGTGGCAACCTTGACGGCGCAAAGCAACATCTTGTGGCGGGTCCGGCGTAAAAAGGCGGGTCTTGGGACTTTTCCGGCAAAAAGGCGGCCCGTTCAGGGGCCGCCTTTGATACTTTCTCAGATGCTGCTTCTGGCCCTGCCTTAACGCCTGCGACGTGGCACCAGATCGCTCGTGCCTGCCCCGGACTGGATATCACCCACAATCGCATTTGGCGGCGCAATCGGCGTACAGACCGGCAACCCGCTGACCGGATCGCGGCGCCGCGACCAGTATCCTTCCAGGCCGTCATCAATCATCCAGATATGACAGCCATCCGGGTCAACATAAATCCCCGCTTCAAGCTGGGTGAGAGAGCCCCTGTCATAGCCGGTATCTTCACCGATCGCACGTAATGGCGGGCCACTGCCACGATGCGGGCCCACACCATTGAAAAGTTCGGTACAGCCAGCAAGCACCAGGGCGCAGGTGACAAGAATTGTCGGGCGTTTCCATTTTTCAAGACTGATCATATTCGTCACCTGTAGCACACGATTTCAACACGCCGGTTCTGCTGCATATTTGCCGCTGAATTGTTCGGCGCGACCGGCTGGCGTTCCCCAAACCCGATCTCGCGGGCCACACGGGCCCCCACACCCCGGGCCACCCCGGCAACCGAGGCCGCACGGCGCTGCGACAGGCGAATGTTGTATTCATCAGAGGCGCGGCTGTCTGTATGGCCGTAAATCGCATAGGCAAAGGCGCCGGCATCGCGGAAAAAACTTTCCAGCCGGGCCCGGCCCGACCCGGTCAGCCGCGCACTGTCGGTTGCAAACAGCACATCGGTATTCATCACCGCGCAGGTGTTAAGCGCCATGCAGACGGGCCGCCCGTTTTGCGGATTTACCCGGCCTTCCATATAGCCTTCCACACCGCCATCCGCGACCCAGTGATGACACCCGTCCGGGTCAATCCAGATCGTCGGCTCCACAGTGCCGGTGATGGCTTGCTGTGCCTGCACCGCCCCGGCGGGCAGAAACAGCGCAAGCGCGCCAAGTACAAATCCACATAAACTTATCTTGAGTATCGACCCAAAGGCCGATGAGAAATGTGTCACCACAACAAAATCCCCCAGTTCCAGGTTTGATGCACAGAGCCTGGCAGGACATGCGCAAAACACCATTTATGTGCAGGAGGATAGCAAGTTTTACGGACTTGTGAAGGGACTTTTCACCAAATGTAGATACGGCCTCGAAGACGCAACCCCATATGAGGGCCATCCGTCGGAACACCAAAGCGTGATCAGCGAACAATCAGACGATTGGCAGGCCTGATCAGCCCTCATATCTGCAAACAGGCGCTCAAATCAGCAGACCGGCCAGAGAATTCGCGCTGCTTTCAACGATTCTGACCGGGGCGATCTGCCCGCGCAGGGTTTCGGGCCCCTCCACATGCACCGCATGCAGATAGTCTGATTTGCCAACCATCTGGCCCGGCATCCGCCCCGGCTTTTCAAACAGAACCTTCACCTCGCGGCCAACCATCCCATCCTGCGCCGCACGCTGGTGCCGCGACAAAAGCGCCTGCAGACGTTGCAACCGGTCACTGGCTTCGGCCTCATCGACACCTGCGCGTTCCGCCGCCGGGGTGCCGGGACGGGCAGAATATTTGAAGGAATAGGCCTGCCCGTAGCCCACGGTTTCCACAAGGCCCAACGTGGCCTGAAAATCCTCTTCCTCCTCCCCCGGGAAACCAACGATGAAATCCCCCGAGAGCAACAGATCGGGCCGGGCGTCGCGGATACGCGCGATCAGCCGGATATAGGTCTCGGCAGTATGTTTGCGGTTCATCGCCTTCAGAATACGGTCAGAGCCCGACTGAACCGGCAGATGCAGATAGGGCATCAGCTTGTCGCAATCGCCGAAAGCGGCGATCAGGTCATCCTCCATGTCATTGGGGTGGGAGGTGGTGAAACGGATACGCTCCAGCCCGTCGATATCCGCCATCCGCCGGATCAGACGCGCCAGCCCCCATTCCGCCCCGCCGGGCCCGGCCCCGTGATAGGCATTCACGTTCTGACCAAGAAACGTGATCTCGCGCACGCCACGTGCCACCAGATCCTCGGCTTCGCGCAGCAGACGGTCCACCGGTCGGCTGACCTCGGCCCCGCGGGTATAGGGCACAACACAGAAAGCGCAGAACTTGTCACATCCCTCCTGCACCGTCAGAAACGCGGTCGGCCCGCGCGGGGCTTTGCGGGGCTTCGGCAGATGGGCGAATTTATCCTCTTCGGGGAAATCCGTATCCAGCGCCTTGCCACCTTCGGCCAGCCTGTCGATCATCGCGGGCAGACGGTGATAGGTTTGCGGTCCTACAACCAGATCAACCATCGGCTGACGGCGCATGATCTCTTCGCCCTCGGCCTGGGCAACACATCCCGCAACCCCGATTTTCAGATCGGGGTTTGCCTCGCGCAGGGGACGGAACCGGCCCAGTTCGGAATACACTTTCTCGGCCGCCTTCTCGCGGATATGGCAGGTGTTCAGCAGGATCATATCCGCATCGTCAGGCGTGTCCGTCTGCACATAGCCCTTGCTGCCAAGGGCCTCGGCCATACGTTCACTGTCATAGACATTCATCTGACAGCCATAGGTTTTGACATAAAGCTTTTTCGGCGTGGTCATGCATCTGTTCCCAACGAGGTCAGGGGTGCCGTGTACCGCAAGGGGGCGGGGCCTTCAACGGCAGGCAATTGCAATCTTACCACGCGCGCGGCAGATTGGCCCGACAGTCAGGTAAAGCAGGTCGCAATGATCTATCCCAGTCTTGGCGCATTCCGTGCCGCCCCGAGCTCAGGGTTCGGCAAAGGCCCGTTCGCCATTGTCATCGCCGAAGATGCGGTCGAGGTCACATCGACCGTGATGCATGTGCTGCAACTGGGCTTTGCCCGGGTGTTTCTTGTCGCCCCGGAGGGCGTGAGCCTGAGCGATGAGATCATCGCCGGAGGTCAGGTTGATATCATCCGGCACCGGACCCGCCAGCCGGGCGTGACACAGCAGGTGGTCAACATACTGATCGCCAAGGTGCCGGAGGAATGGATCCATTACTGTTTCAATGGCGAGTATCTGTTCTTCCCGTTCTGCGAAGACCGCAATATCGGCGAGGCCGTGACCTTCGTGATGGAAGAGCGGCGCAATTCGATTCTGACCTATGTGATCGACCTTTATGCCGATGATCTGACCGCCTATCCCGATGCCGTCTCTCTGGATACGGCCCATATGGACAGTTCGGGCTATTACGCCGCCACAAGGCGGGATCAGGAAGACACCGTATTGGAGCGGCAATTGAACTTCTATGGCGGATTGCGCTGGCGGTTTGAGGAACATGTGCCCGAACCCAAACGCAAGATCGACCGGGTGGGTCTGTTTCAGGCACAGCACGGGTTGCAGCTGCGCGACGACAACACGCTGAATGATGAAGAAATGAATACCTATGCCTGCCCCTGGCATCATTCCCTGTCGGCAGCTTTATGTTCGTTCCGCGTGGCCAAGGCATTGAGAACCAACCCGGGATCCCGCCATGAGATCACCGATTTCCGCTGGCATAAATCGGCGCGTTTCCAATGGTCCTCGCAACAGTTGATGCAACTGGGGCTTATGGAACCGGGGCAATGGTTCTGAGAGACCGGCAAATGGCCCGACAATGATAATGGGACCGATCCGTGACCGGGCCATTCTGGCGCTGATGGGGATGCAGGTGACCATCTGGGCCGGGCTGTTCTACAGCTTCCCGGCACTGGTGCTGGACTGGCAGGCCGAATTCGGCTGGACCACGACAGAGATCATGGGCGCCTTCACAATCGCCATCGCGATCTATGCCCTTGGCGCGCCGCTGTTCGGGCGCCTGATTGATGCGGGCGCGGCCCCGTTCAGCATGCCCGGAGGCGCGGTTCTGGGCGCGGGCCTGTTGCTCAGCCTCATATGGGTCGAAACGCTTACCGCCTTCTACCTGATCTGGGCCGCAATCGGCGTGACCATGGGCCTGACATTGTACGAATCCTGTTTTGCAATCGTCACCCGGGCCTATGGCGCAGGCGCGCGGGCGGCCATCACCGCCATCACTCTTGTGGGCGGCTTTGCCAGCACAGTGGCCTATCCGCTCAGCCATTGGCTGACCCAGTTGGGGGGCTGGCGGATGGCGATCATCATCATGTCCGGGTTGGTGCTGGGTGTTGCGGCCCCTTTGGCACGGGTCGCGGCCCGACGCCTGGAGACACAGGCCCCCCGCACACCCGCGCCCGAAACATCCGGCACTATGGCATCCACGGG from Rhodophyticola sp. CCM32 includes these protein-coding regions:
- the lnt gene encoding apolipoprotein N-acyltransferase, whose translation is MAAAPRALHWLAARSLSQAGLLALIAGLSGGLGQAPFDLWYLAIPGFAALVLLVASAPVVRRAGALALIGGSAYFAVALCWIVEPFFVDAARHGWMAPFAILFLSVGLALFWMAAGWASSRLVGRGGLLRRAMAFAAFLALVEYARATVLTGFPWAHPGHILIDTPLLMGAALIGPHGLTLLVLVLAVVLAVLLARFGMLAALGAAAPIVAVMMLAAFPPGPVTAIDAPVIRLIQPNAPQHLKWRPDMIPVFFERAVTLTAEPPQIAGREPALVIWPETSLPVPLNQSEDWRAVISQAAGPVPVILGAQRLEGVSARNALVVLDASGAIAAVYDKHHLVPFGEYMPFGDALAGLGIRGFATVLQAGYRPGDGPASLDLGDLGQAFAMICYETIFPGYIRQVPRPDWMVQITNDAWFGEFSGPYQHLALARLRAAEQGLPLLRAANTGVSALIDARGQVVRFLPLGEAGVLDVALPPPLPPTFYARSGDWPVLFVILITLAGIVVTGRRDRH
- a CDS encoding OmpA family protein — its product is MVTHFSSAFGSILKISLCGFVLGALALFLPAGAVQAQQAITGTVEPTIWIDPDGCHHWVADGGVEGYMEGRVNPQNGRPVCMALNTCAVMNTDVLFATDSARLTGSGRARLESFFRDAGAFAYAIYGHTDSRASDEYNIRLSQRRAASVAGVARGVGARVAREIGFGERQPVAPNNSAANMQQNRRVEIVCYR
- a CDS encoding hemolysin family protein, translating into MSSTPDPSSSAAQGAPQTDELPERKTGFFARLFGTTPKSDTNRMNGIQVPPPEDDPEAALPVAGMSNLRRLRVEDVAIPRVEIISVSCDMEQDDLVAVFRESGLTRLPVYDGTLDTPIGMVHLKDVALRFGFNGGGEGFSLRTMLRPLLYAPPSMPIGVLLQKMQTDRTHMALVIDEYGGVDGLVTIEDLIEQVIGEIEDEHDVEEDLPWVQEKPGSYLALSRASLEEFEAEAGLKLLDEGDEDEIDTLGGLVFVLTGRVPVRGEVIPHPSGAEFEVVDADPRRIKRLRVRLPKGG
- a CDS encoding MFS transporter, which translates into the protein MIMGPIRDRAILALMGMQVTIWAGLFYSFPALVLDWQAEFGWTTTEIMGAFTIAIAIYALGAPLFGRLIDAGAAPFSMPGGAVLGAGLLLSLIWVETLTAFYLIWAAIGVTMGLTLYESCFAIVTRAYGAGARAAITAITLVGGFASTVAYPLSHWLTQLGGWRMAIIIMSGLVLGVAAPLARVAARRLETQAPRTPAPETSGTMASTGKRPPVLRQPEYWVIATGFALAALTSGIFLSHLLPIMAAQGVSDDMAILTAAVIGPAQVAGRVAMMAMGNRLSALRIAQCAMAALAGGALMMAAAGWIAGLVLGFGLLQGAGYGVVGIMRPVITRETLGQKDFGALSGAVSLPSLLFFALAPFMGAALFGLAGYGPVLALCAAAPLAGALLLQKLPYK
- the ybeY gene encoding rRNA maturation RNase YbeY, whose amino-acid sequence is MGIECLIEDPAWEEVGLDGLAACACVAALDELGLAVARFEISVLGCSDARIAALNADFRARPQPTNVLSWPAEAVEVLPGEMPELPEVTETGPARELGDIAIAHGVCTRESAAAGKPFEHHVTHLLVHGTLHLLGFDHISDADAALMEGLETRILARLGVPDPY
- a CDS encoding PhoH family protein, whose translation is MLLCAVKVATVDPSFCDEEFSLDLSTLSAPPSDPPVELLLEFPDNRLLIELCGEFDRNLAQIEHLMSVQILRRGNVLAVLGETRAEAAGVLHKLYERTEAGKTLEPGDIDAVVRLGNSAEGTGARDGDQIELFKGDPGDHLEIRTRKKTVEPRTQAQQAYVRALYSNELSFGIGPAGTGKTYLAVAVAVNQMINGHVDKIILSRPAVEAGERLGFLPGDMKDKVDPYMQPLYDALNDFLPGKQLAKLIEEKQIEIAPLAFMRGRTLSNAYVVLDEAQNATAMQMKMFLTRLGQGSRMVITGDRSQVDLPRGVSSGLRDAERILEGIGGISFNYFTAKDVVRHPMVAKIIEAYDADDPAV
- the miaB gene encoding tRNA (N6-isopentenyl adenosine(37)-C2)-methylthiotransferase MiaB; amino-acid sequence: MTTPKKLYVKTYGCQMNVYDSERMAEALGSKGYVQTDTPDDADMILLNTCHIREKAAEKVYSELGRFRPLREANPDLKIGVAGCVAQAEGEEIMRRQPMVDLVVGPQTYHRLPAMIDRLAEGGKALDTDFPEEDKFAHLPKPRKAPRGPTAFLTVQEGCDKFCAFCVVPYTRGAEVSRPVDRLLREAEDLVARGVREITFLGQNVNAYHGAGPGGAEWGLARLIRRMADIDGLERIRFTTSHPNDMEDDLIAAFGDCDKLMPYLHLPVQSGSDRILKAMNRKHTAETYIRLIARIRDARPDLLLSGDFIVGFPGEEEEDFQATLGLVETVGYGQAYSFKYSARPGTPAAERAGVDEAEASDRLQRLQALLSRHQRAAQDGMVGREVKVLFEKPGRMPGQMVGKSDYLHAVHVEGPETLRGQIAPVRIVESSANSLAGLLI